A genomic window from Prunus persica cultivar Lovell chromosome G2, Prunus_persica_NCBIv2, whole genome shotgun sequence includes:
- the LOC109947578 gene encoding uncharacterized protein LOC109947578 — protein MVIVLELESPFLGFSGRRWRKKEKIKIEIQVKLVKEYSIVEMNGMGEIYAREIALVMQRKNFGENILDVITNRKKQGETSFSSFSSRVSATFPDARSGSLRIGQIYTMPLKDEVPVQLLLHDSLSRNPFSPFFLLQTSFYQNSTTPILAPLSPLGSYERALQDKCGLGEWWSLLGSSLKVEDYFGAVKVKNLPWAEPTENSV, from the exons ATGGTTATCGTTTTAGAACTTGAGAGCCCCTTTTTAGGTTTTAGTGGAAGGAGATGgagaaagaaggagaaaataaaaattgagatACAAGTAAAATTAGTAAAAGAATATTCCATTGTAGAAATGAATGGCATGGGAGAAATTTATGCAAGAGAGATTGCTCTTGTAATGCAGCGCAAG AATTTTGGAGAAAATATTTTGGATGTGATTACGAATAGGAAAAAACAGGGGGAAACAAGTTTCTCGAGTTTCTCTTCACGAGTTTCAGCCACTTTCCCTGACGCAAGGTCGGGGTCGTTGCGAATAGGACAAATATACACAATGCCTTTGAAGGATGAGGTTCCAGTTCAGCTCCTACTTCACGACTCTCTTTCCAGAAACCCATTCTCTCCCTTCTTTCTCCTTCAAACttctttctaccaaaattctACAACTCCAATTCTTGCACCGCTGTCGCCTTTAGGATCGTATGAACGAGCTCTACAAGATAAG TGTGGTTTGGGAGAATGGTGGTCACTACTAGGCAGCTCATTGAAGGTTGAGGATTACTTTGGAGCTGTTAAG GTGAAGAATCTACCTTGGGCTGAACCTACAGAGAACTCAGTGTAA